From a single Anaerolineaceae bacterium oral taxon 439 genomic region:
- a CDS encoding ferrous iron transport protein B, with protein sequence MANEIQIALLGQPNSGKSTLFNTLTGAHQHVGNWPGKTVEKKEGSFSRGSRRYLVSDLPGSYSLSANSDEEIITRDTIAGGGADLVCVLADASQLERNLFMLADIAGIRTPVLLVLTMIDVAADQGKKIDVELLSKRLNIPVAAIVAPDKGTYQDFFEKLDAALDRPVTLDAKSLYRFFAEGSSKGLYEKALALAPDGGMDRFSKEWLAIKLLEQDEVVAAKIAVKAGNEAVRALIESAKDGPLYAGDCKFAWIESVLDGVIVKTKEPSRLLTRFDRAAIHPFWGKPIAIGLIILGLIGSMIVAAPIMGLSALIPPLLGGLVEKLAGLGVAESLISFIKSTLVLSLSWTLSMLGFVFGVNLVFGLIEEIGYMARVSYVFDNAMYKLGLQGKSVMPMLISVGCTIGGAAGTRVVDSWGQRILTIALVWAVPCGATFAVIPTLASAFFGWGSILVMLLLFAIMFVHIFITAKIFGRTLNPVKERTGLIMELPPYHKPRWGAMFRMTLNRVWEVFKKAFAVVFIVSVIFYFMSYSSDGNVEGSFLYLIGKAIEPVTRIFGLGWQTFLAFVASMVSKEAVLGVLSAIFAGSGSIFASTVGTAAKDANLSSLVSSAISKPEALAFMVAVTFNVPCVMALSSTYQETHSLGWTLKIALYYIATALILSMITYHVAGLFF encoded by the coding sequence ATGGCAAATGAGATTCAGATCGCGTTATTGGGCCAGCCGAATTCGGGAAAATCGACGCTGTTTAATACGCTGACCGGGGCGCATCAGCACGTCGGCAACTGGCCGGGAAAGACGGTCGAGAAGAAAGAAGGTTCTTTCTCCCGAGGTTCAAGGCGGTACCTCGTTTCCGATCTTCCCGGCTCGTACAGCCTTTCCGCGAACTCCGATGAAGAAATCATTACCCGGGATACGATCGCCGGCGGCGGCGCGGATCTGGTCTGCGTCCTGGCCGACGCTTCCCAGCTGGAAAGAAATCTGTTCATGCTCGCCGATATCGCCGGGATCCGGACGCCGGTCCTGCTTGTTCTGACGATGATCGATGTCGCCGCGGATCAGGGGAAGAAGATCGACGTTGAGCTGCTTTCGAAGCGGCTGAATATCCCGGTCGCCGCGATCGTCGCCCCTGACAAGGGAACGTACCAGGATTTTTTCGAGAAGCTCGACGCCGCGCTGGACCGTCCGGTCACGCTCGATGCGAAGAGCCTGTACCGGTTTTTCGCCGAAGGATCGTCGAAGGGGCTCTATGAGAAAGCGCTCGCCCTCGCGCCGGACGGCGGGATGGACCGGTTCTCGAAGGAATGGCTGGCGATAAAACTCCTTGAACAGGACGAAGTCGTCGCTGCGAAAATCGCGGTCAAGGCCGGGAACGAAGCGGTGCGCGCGCTGATCGAATCTGCGAAGGACGGCCCGCTGTACGCGGGGGATTGTAAATTTGCCTGGATCGAGTCGGTCCTGGACGGCGTGATCGTTAAGACGAAAGAACCGTCGCGGCTGCTGACCCGGTTTGACCGCGCCGCGATTCATCCGTTCTGGGGGAAGCCGATCGCGATCGGACTGATTATTCTCGGCCTGATCGGGTCGATGATCGTTGCCGCGCCGATTATGGGGCTTTCGGCGCTGATTCCTCCGCTCTTAGGCGGTCTCGTCGAAAAATTGGCCGGTCTTGGCGTTGCCGAGAGCCTGATTTCTTTCATCAAGAGCACGCTCGTGTTGTCCCTCTCCTGGACGCTTTCCATGCTGGGGTTCGTATTCGGAGTCAATCTCGTTTTCGGGTTGATCGAGGAAATCGGCTACATGGCGCGGGTCTCTTACGTCTTTGACAACGCGATGTATAAGCTTGGGCTTCAGGGTAAATCGGTAATGCCGATGCTGATCAGCGTCGGCTGCACGATCGGCGGGGCGGCGGGAACGCGGGTCGTCGACTCCTGGGGCCAGCGGATCCTGACGATCGCGCTGGTCTGGGCCGTCCCCTGCGGCGCGACGTTCGCGGTCATTCCGACGCTGGCGTCAGCGTTCTTCGGCTGGGGGAGTATTCTTGTTATGCTCCTGCTGTTTGCGATCATGTTCGTTCATATTTTCATTACCGCGAAAATCTTCGGGCGGACGCTGAACCCGGTTAAAGAGCGGACCGGCCTGATCATGGAGCTCCCCCCGTATCATAAGCCGCGTTGGGGCGCGATGTTCCGGATGACGCTGAACCGCGTCTGGGAGGTTTTCAAGAAGGCGTTCGCTGTCGTCTTTATCGTCTCGGTCATTTTCTACTTCATGTCGTATTCGTCGGACGGAAACGTCGAAGGCAGCTTCCTGTACCTGATCGGGAAGGCGATCGAACCGGTTACCCGGATCTTTGGGCTGGGGTGGCAGACGTTCCTTGCGTTCGTCGCGTCGATGGTTTCGAAAGAAGCCGTCCTCGGCGTCCTCAGCGCGATTTTCGCCGGGTCGGGAAGTATTTTCGCTTCGACGGTCGGGACCGCGGCGAAGGACGCCAACCTCAGTTCGCTCGTAAGCAGCGCGATTTCGAAGCCGGAAGCGCTGGCGTTTATGGTCGCGGTGACGTTTAACGTCCCCTGCGTCATGGCGCTGTCGTCGACGTATCAGGAAACCCATTCGCTGGGCTGGACGCTGAAAATTGCGCTGTACTATATCGCGACCGCGTTGATTTTGTCGATGATAACGTATCATGTCGCGGGGCTGTTTTTCTGA
- a CDS encoding FeoA domain-containing protein, with protein MPLTKLETGGKARIAELSGERRYLSRITSIGLNVGCEIEMMQNVKSCPLLVYGRDTMIALNRAESDHILVEVL; from the coding sequence ATACCTTTGACAAAATTGGAAACCGGCGGAAAAGCCAGGATCGCGGAGCTGTCCGGCGAAAGACGCTATCTTTCGCGGATTACTTCGATCGGATTGAACGTAGGCTGTGAAATTGAAATGATGCAGAATGTGAAATCCTGTCCGCTCCTCGTTTATGGCCGCGACACGATGATCGCGTTGAACCGCGCGGAATCGGATCATATCCTGGTGGAGGTATTGTAA
- a CDS encoding dTDP-4-dehydrorhamnose reductase produces MGKPILIVGRSGQLAYELRRSLISFCPITAAEYPALDITDRTCIQKTLDSVQPSFVINAAAYTDVDRAESETPAAFAVNADGPGMLSAECAARGIGMIHFSTDFVFDGEKREPYLETDRPNPVNRYGASKLRGEENVLCESEASIVFRLAWLYSDRGNNFVLKLRSWMETHDVVRVVDDQVGNPTWSRFVADALAQLLAKAGLEYPEERLADWAKRYHGVFHLSSAGAASRYEWAQAVFQRAPLSVRRSVRIERARTADFRTPAVRPAYSALNTDKIQRAFGLRIPDWREQLASALED; encoded by the coding sequence ATGGGGAAACCGATCCTGATCGTTGGTCGATCCGGCCAGCTCGCTTATGAGCTTCGCCGCAGCCTGATTTCGTTTTGTCCGATAACGGCGGCCGAGTATCCGGCGCTGGATATTACGGATCGGACGTGTATCCAAAAGACGCTCGACAGCGTTCAGCCTTCGTTCGTGATCAATGCCGCCGCGTATACCGACGTCGACCGGGCCGAGAGCGAAACGCCGGCGGCGTTCGCGGTCAACGCGGATGGGCCGGGAATGCTTTCGGCGGAATGCGCCGCGCGGGGAATCGGCATGATCCATTTTTCGACCGATTTCGTTTTCGACGGAGAGAAACGCGAGCCGTATCTGGAGACGGACCGGCCCAACCCCGTGAACCGGTACGGTGCGTCCAAGCTTCGCGGCGAGGAAAACGTTTTATGCGAATCCGAAGCGTCGATCGTATTCCGTTTAGCCTGGCTGTATTCCGATCGTGGAAATAACTTTGTCTTAAAGCTGCGTTCATGGATGGAAACGCACGACGTTGTCCGCGTGGTTGACGATCAGGTGGGGAACCCGACCTGGAGCCGGTTCGTCGCCGACGCGCTGGCGCAGCTTCTGGCGAAGGCCGGGCTCGAATATCCGGAGGAACGGCTCGCCGATTGGGCGAAGCGATATCATGGCGTTTTCCACCTGTCTTCCGCCGGGGCGGCGTCGCGCTACGAATGGGCGCAGGCTGTCTTTCAGCGGGCCCCCCTCAGCGTAAGACGTTCCGTCCGGATTGAACGGGCGCGGACGGCCGATTTCCGGACGCCGGCGGTCCGTCCGGCGTATTCCGCGCTGAATACCGATAAAATTCAGCGCGCGTTCGGGCTCCGGATCCCGGATTGGCGGGAACAGCTCGCGTCCGCTTTGGAAGATTGA
- a CDS encoding glucose-1-phosphate thymidylyltransferase, which translates to MKGIVLAGGRGTRLYPLTLSVSKQLLPVYDKPMIYYPLSMLMLAGIREVLVISTPEDLPLFKKLLGDGSQWGMTFEYAEQAEPAGLAQAFIIGEAFLNGGSAALVLGDNIFYGTTLPERMRSAAKLTSGARIFAYEVSDPKRYGIVSFDQAGRATSLEEKPENPKSNYAIPGIYFYDHRVCAFARGLKPSARGELEITDLNRIYLENGSLSVEVMGRGIAWLDAGTYDSLLQAGLFVQAIESRQGMRISCPEEIAFRMRFIDRAKLLELAGKTVDLSFRSYLEKVAGNENS; encoded by the coding sequence ATGAAAGGTATCGTCCTTGCCGGCGGAAGAGGGACCCGGCTGTATCCGCTGACGCTGTCGGTCAGCAAGCAGCTTCTTCCGGTTTACGATAAACCGATGATTTATTATCCGCTCTCGATGTTGATGCTTGCGGGGATTCGTGAAGTCCTGGTCATCAGCACGCCGGAGGACCTGCCGCTGTTTAAAAAACTGCTGGGCGACGGTTCGCAATGGGGGATGACGTTCGAATACGCGGAACAGGCCGAGCCGGCCGGACTGGCGCAGGCGTTTATCATCGGCGAAGCGTTCCTGAACGGCGGGAGCGCCGCGCTGGTTCTCGGCGACAATATCTTTTATGGGACGACGCTGCCGGAACGGATGCGTTCGGCGGCGAAGCTGACGTCCGGCGCGCGGATCTTCGCTTACGAGGTTTCCGATCCGAAACGGTACGGAATCGTCAGCTTTGATCAGGCCGGACGGGCGACGTCGCTTGAGGAGAAGCCGGAGAATCCGAAGTCGAATTACGCGATTCCAGGAATTTATTTTTATGACCATCGCGTCTGCGCGTTCGCGCGCGGACTGAAGCCGTCGGCGCGCGGCGAGCTCGAGATTACCGATTTAAATCGAATCTATTTAGAGAACGGATCGCTCTCGGTCGAAGTCATGGGGCGCGGGATCGCGTGGCTGGACGCTGGAACGTACGACAGCCTTCTTCAGGCCGGGCTTTTCGTTCAGGCGATCGAATCCAGGCAGGGGATGCGGATCAGCTGTCCTGAGGAAATCGCGTTCAGGATGCGCTTTATCGATCGTGCGAAGCTCCTCGAATTAGCCGGGAAAACGGTCGATTTATCTTTCCGGTCCTACCTGGAGAAAGTCGCGGGGAACGAGAATAGCTGA